DNA sequence from the Acidimicrobiales bacterium genome:
TCGCGAGCAGGAGGAGCGGCACCACCACCACGGCGAGACAACATCCCAGCCGTACGGCGGGCCGCAACCCCCCGGCGCTGCGTGTCCGGGTCCTCAGAACTCCACCCTTTCTCTGCGGACTCGATGTCGACTGCGTCGGGATCGGATACGACGCTAGGCGCGTGTGCGCGCACCATCAATTCCGATCCGGAGCGACACACACGTCGTGCACGCACGAACAGGCCGTCTGTGCGGGCGAGATGAAGGACAGAGCGTGACCGGCCGACTACCTCCAACACATCGTCGTGCCTGTGCCCTGTGGACAACCCAGTTCCTGTGCGTGAAAACGCCACAGAGCGCAACGGTGTAGCTACGCCGAATGGGTCAGTGCTCGGCATGAGGAATACCGCCGGGATTCGCCGGGAACCGGGGCGTGCACGTTCACACCAGTGCGAACGCCGCTCGCGTGGCGGCGGTGCAGGACGCCGCGAGCGCGTCGGGCGTCAATCCCTTGACCACCGCCACCGCCTCCCCGACCTCCACCACCCAAGCCGGGCGGTTCTCCCGGCCCCGGTGCGGTGTCGGCGCCAGGAAGGGCGCGTCGGTCTCCACCAGCAGGCGGTCGCGCGGGCACAGCGCTGCCGCGGCGCGCACGTCGTCTGCTCCCTTGAACGTGACGATGCCGCTGAAGGACAGGAATGCGCCGAGGTCGAGGCACCGTCGCGCCTCCTCGGGTCCGCCCGTGAAGCAGTGCAACACCGTGCGCGCCGGCGGGCCCTCGCCGCGCAGGACGTCGATCGTGTCGTCCCAGGCCCGGCGCGAGTGCACGACGAGCGTCAGGTCGTGTTGGCGCGCCAGCGCGACCTGCGCGGCGAAGGCGTGACGCTGCGCATCACGCGGGGAGTGCTCGTAGTGGTAGTCGAGGCCGCACTCCCCCACGGCCACGACGATGCCGTCGGCATCGGACACCGCCTCGGCGAGGAGGCGCGCGATCTCCTCCACCCCCTGCGACGCCTCGTGGGGGTGCAGGCCCATGGTCGCCCATGCCCCGAAGCCGGCCGGGAGCGCCCACGACGCCGGATCGCCGCCACTGCGCGCCGCCGCGGCGCGCGCCGCCACCGCCACCGCCACCGCCTGACGCGACGTGGCGGGATCGGTCCCCACGCACACGATGCCGACGACGCCGGCCTCGGCGGCCTCGGACAGAGCCGTGGCGACCTCGGTGCCCTCCGCCCGGTACCGGTCCTGGAGATGGCAGTGGGAGTCGATCCAGCGCGCCGCGGCGCCGGGTACAGCCCGGTCCTCGGCGCCGGTCACGCCGGGCGGCGGGGGAACAGCGGCGCCCCCTTCTCGACGGGCCGGCCGCCCGGATACCCGCCCCAGGTCGCGTCGGCGGGGACGCGGCGCTCGTCGGGCCGGCCGTCGAGCCCGAGCCGGCGCCAGATCTCGGCGCAGGTGTCGGGCATCGCCGGCGAGGCCAGCAGCGCCACGATGCGCAGTGCCTCGAGCGCGCTGCCGAGGACGGCGTCGACGGCCGGCCCGGGATCGGCCTTCCACGGCTCGGCCGTCTCCAACTCGGCGTTGGTCTCGTGGATGAGGTGCCACGTCGCCTCGAGGGCGAGGTGCGGCTGGGCGTCCTCCCAGGCGCGCGTGGCGTCGGCGAGTGCCGACGTGGCGACCGCCTGCAGCCGGCTGCCCGCGTCGGGCGCGGGGCCCACCCCGCCGCACTTGGAGCCGACCACGGTGGCCACGCGGGCGAGCAGGTTCCCGAGGTTGTTGGCGAGATCCGCGTTGTAGCGCGCCGTGATGCCCTCGTGGGAGAAGTCGCCGTCGACGCCGAACGGCGTCTCTCGCAGGAGGTAGTACCGCACGGCGTCGACGCCGAAGTCGTCGGTGAGCTGACGCGGCGAGATCTGGTTCGCCTTGGACTTCGACATCTTCTCGCCCGACACGAGCAGCCATCCGTGCACGAGCAGGTGGGCCGGGGGCTCGATCCCGGCAGCCATGCACATCGCCGGCCACCACACGCAGTGGAACCTGAGGATGTCCTTGCCGAGGACGTGGTGGACCGCAGGCCACCACGTCGCGAAGCGCTCCTGGTCGTCTCCGTACCCGATGGCGGTCAGGTAGTTGACCAGGGCGTCGTACCAGACGTAGAAGACATGGGCGGGGTCCCAGGGGACCTCGACGCCCCACGTCGTCGACGTCCGCGTGATGGAGATGTCCTCGAGCCCCCCCTTTATGATGCCGAGGGCCTCGTTGCGCTTCGACGCCGGGCGCACGGCGTCGGGATTCTCCTCGTACCACTGCAGGAGCCGGTCCTCGAAGGCGCTGAGCTCGAAGAAGTAGTTCTCCTCCTCGAGGAGCTCCACCGGTGTCCCGTGGATGGGGCAATTGCCGTCGACGAGCTCGGACTCCTTTTTGTAGTCCTCGCACGCCACGCAGTACAGGCCGCGGTACACCCCGAGCGTCGTGAACCCGTTGTCGTGGATCCGCTGCAGGAACTGCTGCACGGCGCGGTGGTGGCGGGGCTCGGTCGTCCGGATGAAGTCGTCGTAGGACATACCGAGCGCGGACCACGCCTCGACGAACCGGGTCGCCATGAGGTCCACCCACTCGGTGGGTCCGACCCCGTTGGCCTCGGCGGCCCGGGCGATCTTGTCACCGTGCTCATCGGTGCCGGTGAGGAAGAAGACCTCGTCGCCGCTCAGCCGGTGCCACCGTGCCAGCGCGTCGGCGATGACCATCGTGTAGGCGTGCCCGATGTGGGGCACGTCGTTCACGTAGTAGATCGGTGTCGTGACGTAGTAGCGGGGCACGGCCGTAGCGTACCGACCACGGTCGGCGCTGCGGACCGGGCCCGCAAACCGGCCGGCGTCGGGGCCACCCCCGACCTCACCAGTTGGCCACGTGGCACGCCCCGTGCCCGGTGCGCTCGACGTAGCGCTGGTGGTAGGCCTCCGCCGGCCAGAAGGTGGAGGCCGTGGAGACCTCGGTGACGATCGGGCGCCGGAAGCGGGCCTGATGGCCGACGAGCGACTCCCGGACGAGCCGCTCCTGCTCGGCATCGTGCACGAAGACCGCCGACCGGTACTGGGTCCCGACGTCGGGGCCCTGGCGGTCGGGCGTGGTCGGGTCGTGGTGGCGCCAGAACTCCTCGAGCAGCTGCTCGTACGAGACGCGCGCCGGGTCGTAGGTCACGAGCACCGCCTCGGCGTGCCCCGTCGCCCCCGAGCACACCTGCTCGTAGGTCGGCTGGAGCCTCGCCCCGCCCGTGTAGCCGGAGACGGCGTCGACGACGCCCGGCACGCTCCGGAAGAAGTCCTCGACACCCCAGAAACAGCCCGCCGCGAACGTCGCCAGCGCCAGCCCTGCGGGGGCGTCACCCGGCTCCACCGGGGGTGCCTGGGTCGTGTCCGGTCCGAACCTCGCCATCGTCAGTCCTCTCCCGGGCTCTCGTGCTCTCGTGCCCTCGTGCTCTGGGTGCGCGCCGGGTGCCCCCCGCACGCCGCCGGGGCGCGTCACCGCCCGCACCCCGGACCGTTCCAACCACTGCTCATGCCCCGTCATTCCGGCGCCGCGCCAACGCCGCCTCGTAGGCGCGCCGGCGGGGCACCCCCAGGTCCTGCGCCACGCGGGCCGCGGCGTCGCGCAGGGAATCGCCGGCGACGAGCCGGCGCCCCACGGCGTCGGCCACCTCGGCGTCACCGGGGACCTCCACCGACGCGGGGGCGCCCCCGAGCACCACGACGACCTCTCCCCGCACCTCGCGCTCCTCGAACGCCGCGGCCGCCGCCGCCAGCGACCCCCGCCACACCTCCTCGTGGAGCTTGGTCAGCTCGCGGGCCACGGCCACGGGGCGGTCGGGACCACAGACGCCCACGAGGTCGGCGAGGGTGGCCGCCAGCCGCCCGGGCGCCTCGAACACGACGACGGTGCTGGCCGACCCGGCCACGGCGTCGAGGCGCCGGCGCCGCTCGGCGCCCCGCCGGGGCAGGAACCCCTCGAAGCAGAACCGGTCGGTGGGAAGCCCGCTCACCACCACGGCCGTCACCACCGCGCTCGGGCCCGGCACCGCCGTCACGGTGACGCCGGCGGCGACGGCCGCACCCACCAGCCGGCTTCCGGGGTCCGAGACGGCCGGCGTTCCCGCGTCGCTCACGACGGCGACGACCATGCCCGCGGCCAGGCGGGCGAGCACGTCATCGACGCGCGCCGCCTCGTTGTGGCCGTGCAGCGACAGCAGCCGCTTGCCGCTGATGCCGGCGTGGGCCAGCAGGGCCCGGGTGCGGCGGGTGTCCTCGCAGCACACCAGGTCCGCGCCCGCCAGGGCGAGGCGCGCCCGGGGCGAAAGGTCCCCGAGATTGCCGATGGGCGTGGCCACGAGGACCAACGTGCCCCGGGCCCCGTCGACCCCGGCACCGTCGCCGGGATTCATGGGGTGCCGCCGCCGGTCACCGGGGGTCGTGGAGCTCGAGCGTGTCGCCGACGCGCAGGCCCCAGCGCTCGAAGGCCCCCGCCTCCGCTTCGAGCACGGTCCGGGCGCGCCGGCGCGGCAGGGTCATCCGCCACGGGGCGAGGCGGACGACGTCGATCACGCACATCCGCTGGTCCAGGAACGCCACGTCGATGGCGAGGCGCATGGCGAAGCTGTGCACGGCGCGGGTGCGCGGCAGGATGAACGCGCCCTCGAAGGACGAGCGCCCCAACAGCCCGCGCATGCGCTCGGCGGACGTGACGGCGACCTCGGCGTTGGCCAGGACCACGCCGTCTCTCAGCAGCCACGTCGTCGAGGTCACGGCGGCTCCGTCGTGCTCACACGTTGAAACGGATCTCGAGGACGTCGCCGTCGGCCACCTCGTAGTCCTTGCCCTCGAGGCGGATCCGGCCCGCCGACTTGGCGGCGGCCCACGAGCCGAGCCCGATGAGCTCGTCCCAGTGGATCACCTCGGCCCGGATGAACCCCCGCTGCAGGTCCGAGTGGATGACCCCGGCGCACTCCGCGGCGTTGGCACCGGACCGGAAGCTCCAGGCCCTCGACTCCTTGTCCCCCGTGGTGAAGAAGACGCGCCGCCCGAGCAGGAGGTAGGCGCTGCGCGCCACCCGGGCCAAGGCGCCGTCGCCGAGCCCGAGGCCCTCGAGGAGCTCGGATCGCTCCGCCGCCGTGAGCCGGGACGCCTCGGCCTCGAGCTGGATGCACGCCCCCAGCACCTCGCCGTGCGCCTCGAGCGCGTCGGCCACCGGCTCCACGAGCTCGTCGACGCGGCCGAGGTCGTCCTCCCCGAGGTTGACCACGGCGAGCACGGGCTTGTCGGTGAGGAGGAAGAGGTTCTTGCGCGCGGCGCGCTCGTCCGGGTCGAGCCCGGCACGGTACAGCGGGGTCCCCGCCGAGAGCACCGCGTGGGCGGCCTCCATGGCCGCCACC
Encoded proteins:
- a CDS encoding TatD family hydrolase, whose translation is MTGAEDRAVPGAAARWIDSHCHLQDRYRAEGTEVATALSEAAEAGVVGIVCVGTDPATSRQAVAVAVAARAAAARSGGDPASWALPAGFGAWATMGLHPHEASQGVEEIARLLAEAVSDADGIVVAVGECGLDYHYEHSPRDAQRHAFAAQVALARQHDLTLVVHSRRAWDDTIDVLRGEGPPARTVLHCFTGGPEEARRCLDLGAFLSFSGIVTFKGADDVRAAAALCPRDRLLVETDAPFLAPTPHRGRENRPAWVVEVGEAVAVVKGLTPDALAASCTAATRAAFALV
- the metG gene encoding methionine--tRNA ligase; amino-acid sequence: MPRYYVTTPIYYVNDVPHIGHAYTMVIADALARWHRLSGDEVFFLTGTDEHGDKIARAAEANGVGPTEWVDLMATRFVEAWSALGMSYDDFIRTTEPRHHRAVQQFLQRIHDNGFTTLGVYRGLYCVACEDYKKESELVDGNCPIHGTPVELLEEENYFFELSAFEDRLLQWYEENPDAVRPASKRNEALGIIKGGLEDISITRTSTTWGVEVPWDPAHVFYVWYDALVNYLTAIGYGDDQERFATWWPAVHHVLGKDILRFHCVWWPAMCMAAGIEPPAHLLVHGWLLVSGEKMSKSKANQISPRQLTDDFGVDAVRYYLLRETPFGVDGDFSHEGITARYNADLANNLGNLLARVATVVGSKCGGVGPAPDAGSRLQAVATSALADATRAWEDAQPHLALEATWHLIHETNAELETAEPWKADPGPAVDAVLGSALEALRIVALLASPAMPDTCAEIWRRLGLDGRPDERRVPADATWGGYPGGRPVEKGAPLFPRRPA
- the msrA gene encoding peptide-methionine (S)-S-oxide reductase MsrA, translated to MARFGPDTTQAPPVEPGDAPAGLALATFAAGCFWGVEDFFRSVPGVVDAVSGYTGGARLQPTYEQVCSGATGHAEAVLVTYDPARVSYEQLLEEFWRHHDPTTPDRQGPDVGTQYRSAVFVHDAEQERLVRESLVGHQARFRRPIVTEVSTASTFWPAEAYHQRYVERTGHGACHVANW
- the rsmI gene encoding 16S rRNA (cytidine(1402)-2'-O)-methyltransferase, encoding MNPGDGAGVDGARGTLVLVATPIGNLGDLSPRARLALAGADLVCCEDTRRTRALLAHAGISGKRLLSLHGHNEAARVDDVLARLAAGMVVAVVSDAGTPAVSDPGSRLVGAAVAAGVTVTAVPGPSAVVTAVVVSGLPTDRFCFEGFLPRRGAERRRRLDAVAGSASTVVVFEAPGRLAATLADLVGVCGPDRPVAVARELTKLHEEVWRGSLAAAAAAFEEREVRGEVVVVLGGAPASVEVPGDAEVADAVGRRLVAGDSLRDAAARVAQDLGVPRRRAYEAALARRRNDGA
- a CDS encoding DUF192 domain-containing protein; amino-acid sequence: MTSTTWLLRDGVVLANAEVAVTSAERMRGLLGRSSFEGAFILPRTRAVHSFAMRLAIDVAFLDQRMCVIDVVRLAPWRMTLPRRRARTVLEAEAGAFERWGLRVGDTLELHDPR
- the ychF gene encoding redox-regulated ATPase YchF, with the protein product MERLGIVGLPNSGKTSLFNALTGAAAPVAPHPFTTTETSVAVAPLPDARLDALATMSASRKVVRAGMEVVDIAGLVSGSSAGEGLGNRFLAGIREVDALCMVLRAFEDPEVPGDTDPVDALATLELELVLADMATIEAQIDKRRKAARADKSLAAEVAAMEAAHAVLSAGTPLYRAGLDPDERAARKNLFLLTDKPVLAVVNLGEDDLGRVDELVEPVADALEAHGEVLGACIQLEAEASRLTAAERSELLEGLGLGDGALARVARSAYLLLGRRVFFTTGDKESRAWSFRSGANAAECAGVIHSDLQRGFIRAEVIHWDELIGLGSWAAAKSAGRIRLEGKDYEVADGDVLEIRFNV